The following are from one region of the Gloeomargarita lithophora Alchichica-D10 genome:
- a CDS encoding citrate transporter, whose product MVQGVAVPGFADPGAGDCGEFTPVIGWGVGLVFVTAAALMVGRVLPALLALPLMATGMGVLPVLAGQLTWNDLFLGIWADGSLRLAEPMVIAMLGGMLSSWLQKTGIAQSLVRGGAELAGDRPWLLSVLLLGVVAVLFSAVGGLGAVIMVGTVVLPILHSLGLREYVSAGVLLFGISLGGLLNPGNWAVYKTVLGLSDRQVSSYALGVFGVMAVGAVTFIGVELARTRLVVWSGWRWEPVGWLGVAGLPWFLSPWVSLPGWRWGLGWGLGCLTLWGLGQGLRRWGQAPKISWYAYLTPLVPLILILGLGVPFIPAFLLGLAYGFAVTLRRGGVNLLTGAMLEGSASVVAAVVLMMGIGMTLSAVLGPTKTGVGAVWHTTHPDTVWPVLAAIQPLLAPLIPTSPWGYVVGFALAAPLALYRGPLNVWGLGYGMGGVMLSAGLPGGAVMGVLMSLGVIQGVCDPTNTHNVWLANEVKTDVNVLLLKTLPYAWGVAVVGLMVAASRYFGA is encoded by the coding sequence ATGGTGCAAGGAGTGGCTGTACCAGGATTTGCTGACCCTGGAGCGGGTGATTGTGGGGAGTTTACCCCGGTGATTGGTTGGGGGGTGGGTTTGGTTTTTGTGACGGCGGCGGCACTGATGGTGGGGCGGGTGTTACCGGCGTTGTTGGCTCTGCCGTTGATGGCGACGGGGATGGGGGTACTGCCGGTGTTGGCGGGGCAATTGACCTGGAATGATTTATTTTTGGGGATTTGGGCGGATGGCAGTTTGCGGTTGGCGGAACCGATGGTGATTGCCATGTTGGGGGGAATGCTGAGCAGTTGGTTGCAAAAAACGGGGATTGCCCAAAGTTTGGTGCGGGGGGGGGCGGAACTGGCGGGCGACCGGCCTTGGCTGTTGTCGGTGCTGTTGTTGGGGGTGGTGGCGGTTTTATTTTCGGCGGTGGGGGGTTTGGGGGCGGTGATTATGGTGGGGACGGTGGTTTTGCCGATTTTGCATTCCCTGGGGCTACGGGAATATGTCAGCGCCGGGGTGCTGTTGTTTGGGATTAGTTTGGGGGGTCTGCTCAATCCGGGCAATTGGGCGGTGTATAAAACGGTGCTGGGGTTGAGTGACCGCCAGGTGAGCAGTTACGCCCTGGGGGTGTTTGGGGTGATGGCGGTGGGGGCGGTGACGTTTATCGGGGTGGAATTGGCGCGCACGCGGCTGGTGGTCTGGTCGGGCTGGCGGTGGGAGCCGGTGGGCTGGTTGGGGGTGGCGGGTTTGCCCTGGTTTTTGAGTCCCTGGGTGAGTCTGCCGGGGTGGCGGTGGGGCTTGGGCTGGGGGTTGGGTTGTTTAACTCTGTGGGGTTTGGGGCAAGGGTTGCGCCGGTGGGGACAGGCTCCCAAAATTTCCTGGTATGCCTATCTCACGCCCCTGGTGCCGTTGATCCTAATTTTGGGGTTGGGGGTGCCGTTTATTCCGGCGTTTTTGCTCGGTTTGGCCTACGGGTTTGCCGTTACCCTGCGCCGGGGGGGAGTCAATCTGCTGACGGGAGCCATGTTAGAAGGCTCGGCCAGTGTCGTGGCCGCCGTGGTGTTGATGATGGGGATTGGCATGACCCTGAGTGCGGTGTTGGGGCCAACCAAAACGGGAGTTGGCGCAGTTTGGCATACCACCCATCCCGATACGGTATGGCCGGTGTTGGCGGCCATTCAACCCCTGTTGGCACCCCTAATTCCCACGTCGCCCTGGGGGTATGTGGTGGGGTTTGCCCTGGCGGCTCCTTTAGCTCTTTACCGGGGGCCGTTGAACGTGTGGGGGTTGGGCTACGGCATGGGCGGCGTGATGCTGAGTGCGGGTCTGCCGGGGGGGGCGGTGATGGGGGTGCTGATGTCCCTGGGGGTGATTCAAGGGGTGTGTGACCCGACCAATACCCACAATGTTTGGCTCGCCAATGAGGTCAAAACCGATGTGAATGTGCTTTTGCTAAAAACTTTGCCCTACGCCTGGGGGGTGGCGGTGGTGGGGTTAATGGTGGCCGCCAGTCGGTATTTTGGGGCTTGA
- a CDS encoding DNA cytosine methyltransferase: MKIFRLGEMFSGPGGMGLGAKLASMTWEPLGWQIHHEWAIDNDAASCATYIQNLCPTEPHKVICADVQCLDMKALSKINAFAFGFPCNDFSLVGEKRGINGQFGALYQYGIHVLNQFEPDWFIAENVGGLQSANQGQTFRKILEDLQQAGSGYQLTAHLYNFADYGVPQMRQRIIIVGIKTCLNLKFLVPAPTHLNQHITARQALENPPILPGITNQEITKQSPSVVARLKHIRPGENAWTANIPPELRLNVKGATMSQIYKRLEPDKPAYTITGSGGGGTHVYHWQEHRALTNRERARLQTFPDDFTFYGSKESVRRQIGMAVPPLAAKVIIEAILKTFAGIAYSAITPKWQMAQASITGYKQLRLLEKRGIYVI, from the coding sequence ATGAAAATTTTTCGATTGGGGGAAATGTTTTCCGGGCCAGGTGGTATGGGTCTAGGAGCGAAACTCGCCAGCATGACATGGGAACCCTTGGGATGGCAAATTCACCATGAATGGGCAATTGATAACGATGCAGCTAGTTGTGCAACCTATATCCAGAATCTCTGTCCTACAGAGCCTCATAAAGTTATTTGCGCCGATGTTCAGTGTTTAGATATGAAAGCTTTATCTAAAATCAATGCCTTTGCGTTTGGTTTTCCCTGTAATGATTTTAGTTTGGTAGGTGAAAAACGAGGTATTAATGGGCAATTTGGCGCACTTTATCAGTATGGTATCCATGTCCTCAATCAGTTTGAACCCGATTGGTTTATTGCCGAAAATGTAGGTGGACTCCAAAGTGCGAATCAAGGCCAAACATTTCGGAAGATTTTAGAAGACCTCCAGCAGGCTGGTTCAGGTTATCAATTGACCGCTCACCTCTATAATTTTGCCGATTATGGGGTGCCCCAGATGCGCCAGCGCATTATTATCGTTGGTATCAAAACCTGTCTGAATCTCAAATTTTTAGTGCCTGCACCCACGCATCTCAATCAACATATTACGGCTCGTCAAGCCCTCGAAAATCCTCCCATTTTACCCGGTATTACCAATCAAGAAATCACCAAGCAATCCCCATCGGTTGTCGCACGCCTTAAACATATTCGTCCTGGGGAAAATGCCTGGACGGCTAACATCCCGCCAGAACTTCGCTTAAATGTTAAGGGAGCGACAATGAGTCAGATTTATAAACGCTTAGAACCGGATAAGCCTGCTTATACGATCACAGGTAGTGGGGGTGGGGGTACCCATGTCTATCACTGGCAAGAACATCGAGCTTTAACGAATCGTGAACGGGCGCGATTGCAAACATTTCCTGATGATTTTACTTTCTATGGTTCCAAAGAAAGTGTGCGGCGACAGATTGGCATGGCCGTACCTCCCTTGGCTGCCAAAGTAATTATTGAAGCCATACTCAAAACTTTTGCTGGCATAGCCTATTCTGCGATTACGCCTAAATGGCAGATGGCTCAAGCATCGATCACAGGCTATAAACAATTGCGTTTATTAGAGAAGAGGGGAATCTACGTCATATAA
- a CDS encoding NAD(P)H dehydrogenase subunit NdhS, translating to MSKSPLPILPGSPVRVVNPGDMYYGFQGQVQRITDGRAAVLFEGGNWDKLVTFWLKDLATADATTK from the coding sequence ATGAGCAAAAGTCCCCTGCCCATTTTGCCTGGTTCCCCCGTGCGGGTGGTCAACCCAGGGGATATGTATTACGGCTTCCAAGGCCAGGTGCAACGGATCACCGATGGCCGCGCCGCCGTCTTGTTTGAGGGGGGAAATTGGGACAAGTTGGTGACTTTTTGGCTCAAGGATTTGGCGACGGCGGATGCCACAACCAAGTAA
- the cysE gene encoding serine O-acetyltransferase: MLKTLIADFRIIFERDPAARNPLEVVLCYPGWHAVVLYRLAHTLYQWQLPLVPRLVSHLARLVTGIEIHPGARIGRGFFIDHGMGVVIGETTVIGDYCLLYQGVTLGGTGKEKGKRHPTLGDHVIVGAGAKVLGNITLGHHVRVGAGSVVLRPVPSHCTVVGIPGRLICKDATLEPLEHGRLPDSEAQAIRVLVDRIDELERQILALRQGQTPSEPAPVTVAEQQRLIGEFLDGAGI, translated from the coding sequence GTGTTGAAAACCTTGATTGCTGACTTTCGGATTATTTTTGAGCGCGACCCGGCGGCGCGTAACCCCCTGGAGGTGGTACTGTGTTATCCCGGCTGGCACGCAGTTGTCCTGTATCGCTTGGCGCACACTTTGTACCAATGGCAACTGCCGCTGGTTCCCCGCCTGGTTTCCCATTTGGCTCGCCTGGTGACGGGAATTGAAATTCATCCGGGGGCGCGGATTGGCCGGGGCTTTTTCATTGACCACGGCATGGGGGTGGTGATCGGGGAAACCACGGTGATCGGGGATTATTGTTTGCTCTACCAGGGGGTGACCCTGGGGGGAACGGGAAAAGAAAAGGGCAAACGCCACCCCACCCTAGGGGATCATGTAATTGTTGGGGCGGGTGCCAAGGTGTTGGGGAATATCACCCTGGGACATCATGTGCGGGTGGGGGCAGGTTCGGTAGTCCTGCGCCCGGTGCCGTCCCACTGTACGGTGGTGGGGATTCCCGGTCGCTTGATTTGCAAAGATGCCACCCTAGAACCCCTGGAGCATGGTCGTTTGCCGGATTCGGAAGCCCAGGCGATTCGGGTGTTGGTGGATCGGATTGATGAATTGGAACGGCAGATTTTGGCTCTGCGCCAAGGTCAAACCCCCTCGGAACCGGCTCCCGTCACGGTGGCGGAACAGCAACGGCTGATCGGGGAATTTCTGGATGGGGCGGGGATTTAG
- a CDS encoding dicarboxylate/amino acid:cation symporter, with protein MAGKGWWKHWVQFWQSPLPVLLGVGLGIGVGVWVPTLAAKVQVLGDVYLALLKLCVLPILLAAVTMSVSRLASNQQMGQFLRRLLVVLGLGLVGVSGLSMVIAALVQPGAIRNPEVLATLGRYIQNAGVDVELALRSPAITPPSPILVQFIRALFPDNIFAALTQANALQVVTFAVLLGITLGILNNAATTRLLQGLEAIYEAFNALIRGITLILPLGIFCLIAPQVASTGVGPVLAILRFVVTAVLVLMGLFIAGTGVILWRSGATPRLVWQAQGAAALLAWTTSNSLASLPAAIQGLCDLGFDRQQVNLIAPLGITVCRFGVVSYFALVSVFTAQLYQQSLAWQAWLVILVGAVLGGVATAGAVGVATLASVGIVLQPLGLPLDGVLALLIAVDAIVNPFRALVTVHGGMVATTLIAKSPPHPEIPRSAVAVPPP; from the coding sequence ATGGCAGGCAAAGGTTGGTGGAAGCATTGGGTTCAGTTCTGGCAGTCCCCCCTGCCGGTACTGCTGGGGGTCGGGTTGGGGATTGGGGTGGGGGTATGGGTTCCCACCTTAGCGGCCAAGGTTCAGGTTTTGGGGGATGTGTACCTGGCGTTGTTGAAACTATGCGTTTTACCAATTTTGTTGGCCGCCGTGACCATGAGTGTTAGCCGTCTGGCCAGTAATCAGCAAATGGGGCAATTTTTGCGGCGGTTACTGGTGGTTTTGGGACTGGGGTTGGTGGGGGTAAGTGGCTTGAGTATGGTCATAGCCGCCCTGGTACAGCCGGGGGCGATTCGCAATCCGGAGGTGTTGGCGACCCTGGGGCGTTATATCCAAAATGCGGGGGTGGATGTGGAACTGGCTTTGCGGTCACCGGCCATTACCCCACCGTCCCCAATTCTGGTGCAATTTATCCGGGCGTTGTTTCCCGATAATATCTTTGCCGCCCTGACCCAAGCCAATGCCTTACAGGTGGTGACTTTTGCTGTGCTTTTAGGAATTACGTTAGGAATCCTAAATAATGCCGCCACGACCCGCCTATTGCAGGGTTTGGAAGCAATTTACGAAGCATTTAATGCTTTGATCCGGGGCATTACTTTGATTTTACCCCTGGGGATTTTTTGTTTGATCGCTCCCCAGGTCGCCAGCACGGGGGTAGGGCCGGTGTTGGCCATTTTGCGGTTTGTGGTAACGGCGGTGCTGGTGCTGATGGGTTTATTTATCGCTGGTACGGGGGTAATTCTGTGGCGTTCGGGGGCGACACCCCGGTTGGTATGGCAGGCACAGGGTGCGGCGGCACTGCTGGCCTGGACGACGAGCAACAGTTTGGCCTCCCTCCCGGCGGCGATTCAAGGTCTGTGTGATTTGGGGTTTGACCGCCAGCAGGTGAATTTGATCGCTCCCCTGGGGATTACGGTCTGTCGGTTCGGGGTGGTGAGTTATTTTGCGCTGGTGAGTGTGTTTACGGCGCAGTTGTACCAGCAGAGTTTGGCGTGGCAAGCCTGGTTGGTGATCCTGGTGGGGGCGGTACTGGGGGGCGTGGCAACGGCGGGGGCGGTGGGGGTGGCGACCCTGGCCTCCGTGGGGATTGTCCTCCAACCCTTGGGGTTACCCCTAGACGGGGTGCTGGCTTTGTTGATTGCGGTGGATGCGATTGTCAATCCCTTTCGGGCATTGGTAACGGTGCATGGGGGTATGGTGGCCACCACCCTGATTGCTAAATCCCCGCCCCATCCAGAAATTCCCCGATCAGCCGTTGCTGTTCCGCCACCGTGA
- a CDS encoding protein kinase domain-containing protein yields MPHPPPAVADPEPMYLHLRVNAQELWLGNLRPVALLGRNPASDLLVDNGYASRNHARIEYRHQHFYLRDESRNGTFVRLGNTLQVIHLRGEEMPLGEQGEISLGCQFDPEPRDVIHFQRTPHLPPNLAAQASLATTPGEDTVAPMAPQALAQVPPELNLTQVLESLVEGLLVILSPEGMVYYQNPTLARLLEKNLTEVLGRDFLEFVHPEDRQVFLDVYTQVLLQNPTPAPTLSGRLRHGNQVWQSCQFRVRRLPAVAGVTGLFLVGAAPNQAHPRQKRNELIGGRYLLQRSLATGGFCETYLGQDTQRPGEPRCVIKRLRLDNHDPKVLTTARRLFATEAATLERLGRHDQIPLLLAYLEQEEEFYIIQDFIAGQPLNQELGSQSVWDEMSVVWLLWELLIILDFVQQHKVIHRDIKPDNVIRRDADRKLVLIDFGAVKVLPSALSGQINPPAQKQLTIAVGTPGYMAPEQAWGQPNLTSDLYAVGVIAIEALTGQSPQILPKIPNTNELDWQGQVDCSPELTEILVRLLNVDWRKRFQSARLALKRLDTLFGPPPRHTDFL; encoded by the coding sequence ATGCCCCATCCCCCCCCGGCGGTGGCTGACCCGGAACCCATGTATTTACATTTACGAGTCAATGCCCAGGAACTATGGCTGGGTAACCTGCGACCCGTTGCCCTCCTGGGACGAAATCCCGCCAGTGACCTGCTGGTGGATAACGGTTATGCCTCCCGCAACCACGCCCGGATTGAGTACCGGCATCAGCATTTTTATTTGCGGGATGAAAGTCGCAATGGCACGTTTGTGCGCCTGGGAAATACTCTGCAAGTGATTCATTTGCGGGGGGAAGAAATGCCCCTGGGGGAGCAGGGGGAAATTAGTTTGGGGTGTCAGTTTGACCCGGAGCCCCGGGATGTGATCCATTTTCAGCGCACCCCCCACCTCCCCCCCAACCTAGCGGCGCAAGCGAGTCTGGCCACCACACCGGGGGAGGATACGGTGGCACCCATGGCACCCCAGGCGCTGGCGCAGGTGCCCCCGGAACTCAACCTGACCCAGGTGTTGGAGTCGTTGGTGGAGGGATTGCTGGTTATCCTCAGTCCAGAGGGCATGGTGTATTATCAAAACCCTACCCTCGCCCGGCTCCTGGAGAAAAATCTCACCGAGGTACTGGGACGGGATTTTTTGGAGTTTGTCCACCCCGAAGACCGGCAGGTTTTTTTGGACGTTTATACCCAAGTTCTTCTGCAAAATCCTACCCCCGCCCCCACCCTATCGGGGCGTTTGCGTCACGGAAATCAGGTTTGGCAGTCCTGTCAATTCAGGGTGCGCCGTCTGCCTGCGGTCGCTGGGGTAACGGGTTTATTCCTGGTTGGTGCGGCACCGAATCAAGCCCATCCCCGCCAAAAGCGAAACGAACTGATCGGGGGACGGTATCTGCTCCAACGGAGTTTGGCCACCGGTGGGTTTTGTGAAACCTATCTGGGGCAGGATACCCAGCGCCCAGGGGAACCCCGCTGTGTGATCAAGCGGCTCCGGTTGGATAACCATGACCCCAAGGTGTTGACCACCGCCCGGCGGTTGTTTGCCACGGAAGCGGCCACGTTGGAACGCTTGGGTCGCCACGACCAGATTCCCCTGTTGTTGGCCTACCTGGAACAGGAGGAGGAGTTTTATATTATTCAGGATTTTATCGCAGGGCAACCCCTGAATCAGGAATTAGGCTCCCAATCAGTTTGGGATGAAATGTCCGTGGTCTGGTTGCTCTGGGAATTACTCATAATTTTGGATTTCGTGCAACAGCATAAAGTGATTCACCGGGATATTAAGCCGGATAATGTGATTCGTCGGGATGCGGATCGCAAATTGGTGTTGATTGATTTTGGGGCGGTGAAGGTTCTCCCTTCGGCCTTGTCTGGCCAGATCAACCCCCCCGCCCAGAAGCAGCTCACCATTGCGGTGGGGACACCGGGGTATATGGCTCCTGAGCAGGCCTGGGGACAACCGAACCTGACCAGTGACCTCTACGCCGTGGGGGTGATCGCCATCGAAGCCCTGACCGGTCAATCTCCCCAGATTTTGCCCAAAATTCCCAATACCAATGAATTAGACTGGCAGGGACAGGTGGATTGTAGCCCCGAATTAACCGAAATTTTGGTACGCCTGCTGAATGTGGATTGGCGCAAGCGATTTCAGTCGGCGCGTTTGGCGTTGAAACGGCTGGATACTTTGTTTGGCCCGCCCCCCCGGCATACGGATTTTCTCTAG